The Chiloscyllium plagiosum isolate BGI_BamShark_2017 chromosome 20, ASM401019v2, whole genome shotgun sequence genome includes the window TGCAGTTGCAGTGCTCCACCTCGTGGTGGTATTGGCCAAAAACACAGTCTTTCTACCCTATGtagtttcattttaaaatcaacctgctcagatattTTGACACACCTTTGTGACAGGTTTTGTATTCGGACCTCCTGGCCCAGTTGTAGgaacattaccattacaccataAGATAGATTATTTTATGTTTGCCTTAATATTGAAACTAAGTGtagtgttagaaaagcacaggctgtcaagcagcatccatggagcaggagagttgacgttttgagcataagctcttcatcaggaatgtggggatggcccaagggggctgagagttaaatggaagaggggctggggctggggggaaggtagcttggaatgcgataggtagatgaaggtaggggtgaagctgataggttggagaggagtgtggagcggataggtgggaaagaagatgaacaggtaggaaacgcaagtcatggaggaggtggagggcgtgggtggtgttccgaacatatgtggggagttcgtGGACCAAAGGGGATTGGATGGTGTCAGGGTACGCAGAGataagtttggtggggcaggagtaggcGGAGACGATGGGTCAACTGGGGCTGTCGGGTTTGTGATTTTTcggtaggaggtagaactgggcagtgcggggttcccggtctatgaggttggaggctgtggatgggagatcaccTGAAGTGATaaagttgtggatggtctgggagataatggttttgtaatgggaggtgaggtcgtggtcaagggggcagtagaagGATGTATCcatgagttggcgcctggcttcagtggtgtagaggtcggtgcaccAAATTACCATAGTGCCCGCCACCCTCTCCTGTCGCTGGTTTGATGGTGTGGTTGGGTTTGTATTGGaaggctgcgtgttgtgaggatGAGAGGTTGAAGTGGGTGAGGAGGGTGAACCAGTTGAGGCGGTAAATGTcacggcagcagttggaaatgaagagatcgaggatGGGTAATAGACCAGCatgggtgtccaggtggatggggtgtgctggagataggtggaggggtcctcatcttccaccccaccaacctccagatcctcacatcatcctccgccacttacATACAGAcccccaccagggatatattctcctccccacccctatctgcatcctggagagaccattcccttcatgaCTCCCTTGCATTCCCTCCTCCATCAACttaccctccattcctggcaccctcccctccactgcaagaagtgcaaaacctgtgcccacacctcccccctcaccttcgtccaaggccccaaaggacccttccacatccgacagagatttaccaGTAATTCCACACACGCCATCTACTGTATCTGTGGCTGTTGATGTGGaatcctctacattgggggagaggacaccaacttgtggaacgtttcagagaacatctctgggacacacaaaTGAAGCAAACCCACCGcctcatggctgaacactttaactccccctcccactccgccaaggacatgcaggtcctgggccttctccatcgccaaactcgagccatccgatgcctggaggaagaatacctcatcttccgccttgtgacattccaaccacacaggatcaatgcgGATTTCACGAGTTtcccatgcaggtcctgggccttctccatcgccaaacttgagccatccgacgcctggaggaagaatacctcatcttccgccttgtgacattccaaccacacaggatcaatgcggatttcacgagtttcctcatttcccctccccccaccttattccagatccaaccttccaacttggcaccgccctcttgaactgacctacctgtccatctacctTACCATAtaaccgctccaccctcctctctgacctatcacattcacccctactttcatctacctatcgcattcccagctacctttaccccagccccacaccctcccatttatctcttagccctcTTGGGCCATccccgcattcctgatgaagagcttgtgttcgaaacgttgactttcctgctcctcggatgctgcctgactggctgtgcttttccagcgccacactctttcgattctgatctcctgcatctacagtcctcactttctcctcctttatattCAAACTACTCAAGCAAATGGCCAGGAGTGCCGGCAACATGACTAATCATGCTTCCAGCTTTGCACTGTTATGTATTCATCCCAATACATAAAGGAGTTATTCGGGATTATTACAGATTTATGACAGCATTTTGTGAGGTTATTTTATTTGAGCTTGTTTCATCCTTTCTTTACACAAATAATATTTATGTTAGGACACATATCAAATTGTGGGCATAATGGTTTATTGAAGTTAAGATTTTCCATTAAAGTCTGgtaatactgtatgctttatttgaACCAAACATTAATTGTGACATAATTGTTAATTGTTCTGAATAAGGCTTTATTACCTCAGCTATTCTGTGTTAATACCAACTGTTCAATAAATAAGTTAAAAACTGGTCATAAAGCAAAAATAAACTGCACAAGATCATTTAGAAAACTTGAAAACGAAAACAAGATCAAAAGTGTGAATATCTTTCAGAATGTTAATTTGTTCTTCTGAAATCTTGAAATTAATAATATACAAAGTGCTGACAATGCATACTGATGAGAAAGTTGAAATGCAAGTTCACATTACAAACCTGTTAAGACCTGCAAGATGACAAAGTGAAATCTCAACTAAGATGATAAGGCAGAAATTGCTGTATTACTGTTGATTAGATTCAATGTTGGCGCAGCATGCTGACTATCAGTGTGCTCAGAATTTCTGCCTACATTTTCCATACACTGATGTAGGGACAGACGTTATCAGCCACTCTTGACTGGACAAGGCCTATGAAGATCAAAAGCAAGGCACAGCACCACTAGCATAGAGGTAGGTTCTGTGAAAGCCCTAATAGAGAATCCAATCTATTTTGTTTTTTCTTGCAGCCAATAGGCCACAATTTTTACTTTGACATATTCAGGTAATTTCTGTAGAATTCTCATATAATTATTGCCTGCCACAATCTGGCATTCACAATAATTTAACAAGCCTGTACGCTACACAGTAATTGACTTCATATCGCTATTTCAAGTTTGAATGAAGGCAATACCCCaagcatttgatttgatttattgttgtcacatgtcccTGAGTATGGTGAAAAGAtatgttttgtgagcagtacaggcaaatcataacatataagaacatacagatcataggatgtttagacagagtgaggcatacagattagatttgaaattagatttgaaattagagaagtccattcagcagtccaataatagtggggaagaagctgttcttgaacctgttggtgtccTGTTTagacttctgtattttctgcctgccAGAAGAGCATTGCTGTGAGGAACTAACAATATAGGGACAATCAATAGGGAACACAAGCAAGGCTATGAAGAATGATGGTATCAGGATTAGGAGGAAGAGCTGGCTTGAACATAGATTAGTTAGCTAGAGGTGCTGATATGTGGAATTGTGATGTTGTGGCAGTAACAGAGACCTGGCTGAAGGAAGGACAGGAGTGTGTGTTAAACATCCGAGATACAGGCTGTTGAGGTGTTACCCAAAAGGAGTACTTCAACCTTCCATGGGCAGCGacattattcttacagagaagTGTATTCATTATTTCTTGAACAGTACCCTATTATGTTCAAATAAAAGACTGACTGAAACAATACTTCGCCTTCTAATGAATACTTTCCATGGGGaggaataataaaacaaaataaaccttTATATCTATTCACTATTTTGTTTTACAACCTGTGGCATTGTTTACAAAGGGGTAACAGCGCTGGAGGGAACATTGATTTGATTATTTGTGCGAGTTGATTGACTTGGAAGGTGGGGTTGAGCAAAGAGTGAGGGCAGCACCAGAGGCGGAACCATAGGCTCAGGGAACGGTTTGTGTTGGTGCGGCCTTGGGGAGACGGTTCTGTTGACGGACCGGAAGTGGCCGGAGTGTATTAGCTGTTGCTGCAGCTATTTTCCGGTTCGTATCGCGGGGAATGGGAATGAATTGGTTTAAAAAAAGGGGTAAATGGGCGGCGGAGTgagtgaggtgggggtggggtgagggagtgaggtggggtgtggggagtgaggtgggggtgggatggggtgggggagggtgtcgATCGGGTGGAGGGCTCCGGGTGGGTGAGAATGTTCagagctggagctgttttctttcACAGAATCCCCTGCattgtgtaaacaggccattcaggtccacactgaccctcttaagagcgtcccacccagatccatcctccACGGCCTGTCCCTATATAATCCTGTATTTCcccatgcacatccctgaatgctatggggtAATTTACCACAGCTAACCCAtccacacatctctgaatactCCAATCctccctaaactgcacatccctggatactctgGTCAGTTTACCAACGCCAAcccacccacacatccctgaacatccaAACCACCCgagtctgcacatccctagacactatgtggtaatttagcatggtcaatccactctaatctgcacatccttggactgtgggaggaaacccacacagacagaaggagaatgtgcaaattccacacagacaagtcaCCCAAGAATGGAATGAACTCTagttcctggtgctgtggggcagcggtgctaaccactgagcaaccgtgtcccctcccccaccattttTAAAGGTAAAATTTAAAGTGGAGTGAGGGAAGAGTGGTACCTGATACAACTGTATTACACACAGCTTTAACTTCACTCATCCAATTTAATTGTGTTTGTGCTCATGGCTGTGCATCTACTATGGAATTCAATACCATTAATGAAACTAAGCCACAATAGACTCTAATAAAGGTCATATATAATGACTTCAAGAAAAACACTCAATAAATTCATAAACTGTACAGCTCCAGATGATCCTCCTGTTAGTGGACTGGTGCAAGATTTAACCTTCCATGGGCAGTGACATTGTTCTTCCAGAGGAGTGTATTCATTATTTCTTAAACAGTACCCTATTATGTTTAATTTTAATAGAACCTTTGACCAAAGTATAATGTTTGTTTCACAGTCTAAGTGATTCATGTATCTTAACAAAAATGTCAGTCTTAATTTTTTGATGATCTTTGTTCTTGTGTAAAAGAACAGATTGAAGCATGCCAGATTGCTTAATGCCTCAGTGCCTGTACAGTTATTCAGaatgttgtccctcaggattgaTTGAATCATATCTTATGTGCACATGTTGCATTTACACAGTTATGCGCAGGCATCTCCATGCTGGCAGAGCAATTGAAATGAAGAAACTTATAAAGAAATTTGAAATGAGACCGGAATGATCTAACCAAAGGAATTGTTTTTATCGCTAAGTATTCAGAGGTGAAAAGATGAAAGGAAGGAATAATTGAGACTGGTTTAGAAAGAGAATCTCAGTGGCAAAGAGGAAATGTTTCAGAGTAAACAAAAACAATCCCTGATTGTACCATGAAGAGCTTGGGGAGTGAACAATAATCCAGGTAGGGGAACAAATGATGTGGGCAAGGATATTGAATTCGTGGATATTCCCAAATAGGCTAGAGAAAAGCTGTGGAAGAATTTGGTAATGAAGGACAAAAATACATTTGCTAAGGTAGATAGAGGTGTAGATCTGGTGAGAGTAAAATAGATTTGTGATTATTTGTAAGGCACAGGAGCTAGTTTAAAGTAGATTAATTGTGTGAATTGAGGGCAGCTAACAAATTCATTTTTGACGTAACTCTATCTGAACAAAGGTTTTTTTGGACTAAAATGGGTAAGGTTGCTTTAAAACATGGCGTTGAGAGTTATCAAGATAGAAAATTTGCATAAAGCAAAAGTCATGCCAACTCAGAATAGTAGGAACTTAAAGTACTACTATAACAATCAGTATGAAATGCTGTTAGTGACCATAGTATTGAACAGCGCCTATGTAAGATCCTACTGGGGCATAGTTTACATAAATTCGATGTTGATGCAGTGTTAAACTAAGCTGTTCTCTCTGTCTGTCGAAATACAGGTCAAAAATATGTCTGCTATGGAAATGGATCAAGAACTGGCCAAAAAACTGTTCTTTGAAGGAGGCACTCTTATAATACTTGGAGTTCCTGAGGGCACTGAATTTGGCATTGATTACAACTGTTGGCAAGTTGGCCCCAAATTTAAAGGAGTGAAGATGATCCCACCAGGAATCCATTTTATGCATTGTAGTGCTGTGGACAGCAGCAATACTCTGATAACAGGGCCACGCACAGGTTGTTTCTTTCACATAAAGCAGAGGGAAGTTCTAGTGAAGCGATGGGACAAGAAGGAAGAAGAAATAATTCTAGTTGAGGTCTCGGAAGAAGAGAGAGAACAGATAAGAGAGAATCTGACGGAACTGGACAAATGCTTGGGACCATATCCATATGCAACAATGAAAAGATGGGTTTCTTTAACCAATTTAATTACCGATCCCTTAATCCAGAAATTGCAACCTGAAAGTGGACGGATTTGTGCATTTTCTGAAGTGCAGCCAGAGATTGCACTACCACATACAAAGGATCGCGCCGAACAGAATCTATTGCCTTATGATACCCTATGCAAGAGCTACGAAGAGGGGTTAGCCAGACTGCCCAAGATGAAAGTTAAAGCTGGTACTGAGATCAGATTCACGACCATTCCAAAACAGAAGTATCCTGAGGGAGCATCCCCAGCTGAAATTACAAAGTTTAGCATGGACTTTAGCTATGCCCTGGATACGGTAATAAAACAGCGATACCCTTTGAACTCAAAAGATATATTAGGTTGGTATGTCATAGAAAGTGTGAGCTGCTTGATAAGATGTTATTTGCAATTCAAAATAATGTCCAAGGagatttaaaaattgcatttcagCTTGACTTGCACTGTCTCAGAAAAGATGGTCTTTTTTGGTGATTCTATGTAGAGGATATTCCAACATAAAACAAACTCAGCCCAATTGAATGGGGGAGAGGTAAGTCATGTTCTTGTCTGTGGAACTTGGGCTGAAAACAAGACTAAGCCCAAACTGAGTGTCTTTGTCTGTTGTAGGGATCTAAagcaaaattaatttgttttctctAAATCTAATTCTTTAGAATTAAACTACACAAAATTGACAATTCTGTGCTACATTATCTTTCctggaaaaaagacaatgttctAGTTTGAGTTGGAATATACTGTTGGGACAATATTATATAATTTTGCTCGCATTAAACTGCTGCCTTAACATTTACCAAGAGTATGTGCTGTTGACGCCAGTTGGAAGCagcaaaaggattttttttttaagggcggcacagtggcgcagtggttagcactgctgcctcacagcgccagagacctgggttcaatcgggtaactgtctgtgtggagtttgcagattctcctcgtgtctgcgtgggtttcctcccacagtccaaagatgtgcaggtcaggtgaattagccatattaaattgcccgtagtgttagctgatggggtaaatgtaagggaagggtctgggtgggttgctcttcggagggtcggtgtgggtatatgaataggaagggtttggagagatatggaccgggtgctggcaggtgggactagattggattgggatatctggttggcgtgcacaagttggacagaaggttt containing:
- the aar2 gene encoding protein AAR2 homolog, which encodes MSAMEMDQELAKKLFFEGGTLIILGVPEGTEFGIDYNCWQVGPKFKGVKMIPPGIHFMHCSAVDSSNTLITGPRTGCFFHIKQREVLVKRWDKKEEEIILVEVSEEEREQIRENLTELDKCLGPYPYATMKRWVSLTNLITDPLIQKLQPESGRICAFSEVQPEIALPHTKDRAEQNLLPYDTLCKSYEEGLARLPKMKVKAGTEIRFTTIPKQKYPEGASPAEITKFSMDFSYALDTVIKQRYPLNSKDILGELQFSFVCFLIGHVYDAFEHWKDLLRLLCHSEEAVTKRKDLYSALISILYHQLNEIPADFFVDIVSKDNFLTTTLQEFFSYTCNPDVDKALQKRVEKFKAHLTKKFKWDFDEEPDDCAPVMVELPEGQLG